Proteins encoded by one window of Blautia argi:
- the argR gene encoding arginine repressor: MKIARHSKILELINQYDIETQEDLAARLQAAGFQVTQATVSRDIRELKLMKIAKPGGGSRYKVMTSRESSDSEKYIRVLRDAFLSMDIAQNILVIKTTSGMANAAAAALDHIEFQEIVGSLAGDDTIACFCKSASETMSLMSKIRKLIHVYE, translated from the coding sequence ATGAAAATTGCCAGACATTCCAAGATTCTGGAATTGATTAATCAATATGATATAGAAACCCAGGAGGATCTGGCTGCACGTCTGCAGGCAGCAGGTTTTCAGGTCACTCAGGCAACGGTTTCCAGAGATATCCGGGAACTGAAACTGATGAAAATTGCAAAACCCGGCGGCGGTTCCAGGTATAAGGTGATGACTTCCAGAGAAAGCTCTGACAGTGAGAAGTATATCCGAGTGCTTCGGGACGCTTTTCTGTCCATGGATATTGCACAGAATATTCTGGTGATTAAGACTACCTCTGGTATGGCAAATGCAGCGGCAGCAGCTCTTGACCACATAGAGTTTCAGGAGATTGTAGGCAGTCTGGCAGGAGATGATACCATTGCCTGCTTCTGCAAAAGTGCATCAGAAACCATGAGCCTTATGAGTAAAATCAGAAAGCTGATTCATGTGTACGAATAA